Part of the Bacillus sp. N1-1 genome, TTAGGGAATTGGCGAATAACCCATATCCCTAATAAAAGATAAATCAATCCCCAAATACTAAACACATAACCAGCAGGTGTAAACAATACATTTAGTCTATTTGAAATTTCTCCAGTCGTTTGTCCATTTAGTGGAAGTGAATTAGCTAACCCGTTTACCGTTACGACGATCATGTATGCAATAAGATTAAGAAGAAATTTACCCATAAGAACCTCCTCGTTATAGTCTATAGTACATACTATTCCTTCTTAATATTAAAGATAACCGCCTTTTTATGAGCAAGAGCACATATAAAAACCTGCTCCAGTTAAGGAGCAGGTGAGTTTGTTTAGCGATTAGGAAGTGTAGCATATTCTGGATCTGCCACTTTTACAAGTTGTTTACCAAGATTTTTACCTTCAAAAAGACCGAGGAATGCATTTGGAACGTTTTCGAATCCTTCTACGATCGTTTCTTCGTATTTTAACTTGCCTTCTTGTAGCCATTTACCAAGTTGTTCAGCACCTTCATTAAAACGATCAGAATAGTCGCCAACAACAAAGCCTTTCATGAGAGAACTAGTTTGAATTAGTTTACCTTGAACGCGTGGACCAAGATCTGCTTCTTTATTATTGTAAGAAGAGATAGCGCCACATACAGGGATGCGAGCAAATTTGTTGAGTAAGCTAATAGCAGCATCACCAATTTCGCCACCAACGTTCTCGTAATACACGTCAATGCCATCTGGACAAGCTTCTTTTAGTGCTTGATAGACGTCCTGTGTTTTGTAATTAATTCCTTCGTCAAAGCCAAGCTCGTTTTTAATATAATCAATCTTGTCATCAGACCCAGCAATACCAACCACACGGCAGCCTTTAATTTTAGCGATTTGACCAACTACAGAGCCTACTGCTCCAGCAGCGCCTGAGACGACTACTGTTTCGCCCTCTTTAGGTTGACCGATGTCTAAAAGTCCGAAATAAGCCGTTTGACCTGGCATGCCGAGAATTCCAAGGTGCGTGGTAATTGGTGCAACACTTGGGTCGATTTTGCGAAGGTGTTTCTCGTTAACTACTGAATATTCTTCCCAGTTCAGATGCCCGATAACAACGTCACCTTGATTAAAGTGTGATGATTTAGACTCTGCTACTTCAGCTACAACACCACCATTTAATGGTTCATTTACTTGGAATGGTGCTACGTATGATTTTGCATCTCTCATACGACCTCTCATGTAAGGGTCTACTGTAAGGTAAAGTGCACGCAGAAGAACTTCTCCATCTTTCGGGGATGGAATATCTGCCTCAACAATGTTGAAGTGCTCCATTGAAGGCATACCTTCTGGTCGTTTTGCTAGATGAATTTGTCTTTGTTTACTCATTCATAACCCCTCCATTATATGATTGATGCTTCATTCATTTCCTATCTAAGCTGTTCCACTTAAACAGTATCATAAAACATTACAGTTCATCAAAACATTCGTATTCTAAATATGGAAAGCGTCATTTGTTAGGATTCCCAGGATATAGGGGGATATTTAGTTGAGAGAACATTCAAATGGTTCTTTTTTTGAAAAGAATCATCGCAATTGGTTATGATACAGGTGAGAGGAGGAGAGGCAATTGAGTCAAAAAACAAGCGGATGGATCATGAAGCAAACTTGGGAGGACCTCTTATTCTTGCACTGGTCCATTGATCCCTCCTGGCTTCAATCAATGCTTCCACCTCAATTAGAAGTCGATACTTTTGATGGAAAAGCATGGATTGGGATCGTTCCATTTGAAATGACCCATATTCGATTTAGAGGATTGCCTTCCGTTCCATTTGCTTCAAGACTACTTGAGTTAAATGTACGCACCTATGTGAAATACGGTAAAAAGCGTGGAGTATATTTCTTTAGCCTTGATGCTAGTCATAAAGCAGGTGTCGCGATTGCTAGAAATCTTTTTCACCTTCCATACTTTCACGCAAAGATGGGTAAAAAAAGCGATGGAAACCAAATTAGTTTTTGGTCATCACGAACGCATAAAGATGCTAAACAAGCCGATTATCACATTATTTACGAACCAGTAGGTGATCGCTACGAGACAATAGAAGGAAATCTTGATTACTGGCTGACAGAAAGAGATCGGCTCTTTATCGTACGTCAAAACAACGTTTATCAGGGGAAAATTAGGCATGATAAGTGGCCGCTCCAAAAAGTTGACGTCGCCGTTCTCCGAGATACACTCTCTCAATCGTATCACTACCATGATTCTTACATCACTCATTTTTCTAGATCTGTGACGACCTATTTGTGGCCATTTGAGAAGATAACAAAAACAACAAGCCCCTCTTCGAAGTGAAGCGGGCTTGTTGTCTTACTAAGATTCTAGTGAATGCTTTCTTTGAAAGAAGGATGGCTCAATTCTACGGAATAGTTTCGTTCGCGCAAAAGTGAAAAGTATGAGCGCTGCCCAGATTAACGTAAAGCTGACGACGTGTACAGAAGTGAATGATTCATCATAAAGAAATACACCTTGTACAAGCATTAGCGTAGGAGCGATGTACTGTAAAAAGCCAATCATGGAAAGAGAGATGCGGTTAGCGCCACTTGCAAATAAAAGGAGTGGGACAGCCGTTACGATTCCTGCAGCAAGCAATAGACCGAAAATAACTGAATCCTGAATATATAAAGCATCCGCAACGCTAGAGCGCACTGTCATTAAATAGATTAATGCAAACGGCGTGATGAGTAGCGTTTCAATGGTTAGTCCTGTTAGAGCACCAAGTCTTGCTTTCTTCTTCAATAAGCCATATAAACCAAAGCTCATCGCAAGAATAAGAGAAACCCACGGTATTTCCCCAAAACGAAAAACGAGATTTAATACGCCAATTGTCGCGAGCAAGAAAGAAATCAGCTGCCAGAATGACAGTTTTTCTTTTAAAAATAGAATTCCAAGAAGAACGCTAATCAATGGGTTAATGTAATAACCAAGACTAGTTTGAATAACGTGATTGTGATTAACCGCCCAAATGAAAGCATACCAATTAATTGTAATAAATAAAGAAGCAAAGGCAATAGCCATTAGCTTTTTAGGCTGGCGAAAGATTGCGTACAGTTCATCTTTAAAAGAAGAGATTTTCCTAAGCATAGCTAGAATGATTAACATAAAAACAAATGACCAGATGATACGGTGAGCGAGTACTTCTTCAGATGGCACACTCCCGACTAGCTTCCAATATAGCGGAAGAATCCCCCATAAGAAGTAGGCGCCTGCACCGGAAAGTATACCGATTGTTTGTTCATTATCTAAGTTTTTCATACACTAATCCTCGTTTCTATAGTGTCACTCTTACCAGTTTAGCTTCCTTTCCAAATCATTACAACGAAAAAGAGTTCAGGTTGCAACATACATTGTGTAAGAGAGGGAAGGGGGAAAGGTGATGAGGATTGAACGAATTTTACTAGATCAACAGATTGGAGACGTAACAGGTAATGGGCTTCCAGATCTTGTTCGTCTTACTGGTACGAAACCTTATGGATCCGACACGCCGTTTGTCGATGAGGTGTTGTTAACGATTCAAAATGATGGTTCGGGAGTAGATGTTTCTTTCTCACTGCCCGGAAGTAGTGGCTATCGTCCTACTCTTTATTTGGGAGATTTTACAGGGAATAAGGTGAAGGAAATATTAGTTCGCACAGATTCAGGAGGAAGTGGAGGCATCACGTATGACTTTCTGTATTCTTATCTCAATCAATCTTTAAGATTACTTTTTGATCAACAAAGCTTTTATGAGTCTTTTACTTATGATGTGAATTATCTTGATTACTATCAAGCAAAGGTAGAAAATAAAACGTTAAACCAGAGTTACATTGTGAGTTTGCTTTATAAGGGAAAGGAATATCTTTCGGAAATTTATAAGGAGAATGGCCAATTAATAGCACCAATAGCAGGTGACGTACTGCCTCCAGGAGGCGTATATCCAATCGACTTACAGCGTGATGGAGTGGATGAATTGTTGGTTTATCAGAGGGTAATCGGCAGATACAATGCGGATGGACTAGGCTTTCTTTCAACACCGCTTCAGTGGAAAGAAAACCAATTCGTTCCTATGTATCAAACGTTATGTATCTTTGGATAGATGGTATGTAAAAAAAAGGGGGAGGGTTCCCCCTTTAAAGGAACTTCAATTTATTGCTTTTCAAGAAGAGCTGCAAGTACGTGTTTCTTAAATTTCTCTGTCTTGCGTCCTTCAATGTAACGTACATCATGTTTTTTTAGCTGTTCAACGTACCAGCCTTTGCTTGCGTAATGCATCGAACCATCCTTTCTCTAATGAAAATTCTATAAGGATTATTCTATAAACCTTAACCGTCAACCATGTTATCATCCATTGGATTTATTGAAAAGGGGAAAACAGTAATTCATTTAGTGGAAATTATTCTTCTTATTTATGACAAAATAAAAGCAAAATGGATCATAACAGAAAGGAAGGATATGCATGGGTTTTGGCTAGCTTATGAGCGAAGTGCAATTTTGGTCCCCGAGTATCAGCATAAAGTGCATAAAAAACTTTATGAATCGTAATATTACCCCTTCTTTGCATACGCGCTTAAAGGAGAAGGTTGTTCTGAAGCGAATGTATGTATAACAGCGTGGAAAAGTGAAGGTCGACGTGAAGCGCACCGACAAAGGAGGAGCGGTAATGGATGGTTCTATTTCGGTTCAAGATCTAGTAAAGACGTATAAAGGTGATGTGAAGGCAGTCCAGGGCGTCAGTTTTGAAGTGGCGGAAGGGGAGTTTTTTGCTTTTCTTGGTCCGAATGGCGCAGGGAAATCGACAACCGTTCAGATCTTAACTACACTCGTTAAACCTACAACAGGATCCATTCGAATTGGCGGGGTTGATGTTGGAGAAGAGCCAGAGCGCGTGCGCTGGAATATTGGAGTAGCCTTACAAGAAACGGGAATCGATCCGGTACTAACGGGAAGAGAATTAATTGAAATGCAGGCGCGGTTATTTGCCTTCACTAAAACAGAAGCGAAAATAAGAGCTGCTGAGTTACTTACTCTAGTTGATTTAAATGTTGCTGCTGATCGCCCGTGCGGAAAATATTCTGGAGGTATGAGGAGGAGACTGGATCTCGCTCTAACTTTAGTTCATAAGCCTAAAATTCTTTTTCTTGATGAACCGACGACAGGACTCGATCCATCTAACAGAAAAGCTATTTGGAAAGAAATTAAGAGGTTAAATAAAGAAGAAGGCACGACAATCTTCCTCACGACACAATATCTTGAAGAAGCTGATCAATTAGCGGATCGCATTAGTATTATTAATCAAGGGAAAATCGTAGCTTCTGGAAGTGCTGAAGAGTTGAAAAGAACACTCGGTTTTGATGCCATTCAACTTTTATTTGAAATGGATGAAGAAGCAGAGCGAGCAGGTCAAATTCTTGGAGATCTTGGGGAGAATATTGAACGTTCAAAAAATGAGGTGACGCTTTATACAGAGAATGGCACCCAACTTCTCTCTGATCTCGTCCGTAAACTTGATGAACATAAGCTTTCGCCGAAAACATTAAATGTAAAACCCCCATCTTTGGATGACGTCTTTATTAATGTCACGAACGAACAAAAGGAAAGGGCGTTAGGGCATGAGTGAACAAAGAAAGGGCTCTTTCTTAATGGATACACTCGTTTTTACGAAAAGAAGTATCATAACAATTATCCGAAACCCATTGATTTTTATCCCTAACTTAATTATCAGTCTTTTCTTTTTGTTTGTATATGAAGGAGGGTTAAGCGGGATTTCAGAGCTACCGGCATTTGAAGGGGCCAATTATCTTGCATTTATTTTACCAGTCTCTATCGTTTCGGCGGCGATCGGGGGAGCGGGTGGAGCGGGGCAAGCGCTTGTAAAGGATCTCGAAAATGGATATTTTTCACGACTTCTTCTTACGCCTTCTTCAAGACTTGCGATTGTTCTTGGACCAATCATTGCAGGAATGCTACAGCTACTTATTCAAACGGTATTAATTCTTGTTGTCGCTTATTTTCTTGGTCTAGAAGTAGCAGCTGGCTTTGGCGGAGTAATTGTGGTTTTGTTGTTAACGCTTGGATGGGGACTTGCGTTCGCAGGGTATTCAGTAGGTGTAGCTCTTAGAACAAAAAATGCTCAGTCTGCACAAGCCGGAACATTTGTCTTTTTCCCACTTATTTTTCTCAGCACTACGTTTGTCCCTTATGAACTGATTGAAGCAGGGTGGTTAAAAGTAGCTGCAACAATCAATCCAACGACCTATTTATTTGAAGCAATGCGCTCGGTATTTATTGATGGATGGGAAGCCTGGCCACTTGTTAGGGGATTCTTAGTAATCGCGCTCTTATGTGCCATTACGATTAGCTTCTCAGCAATAAGTGCCTCAAAAGCGGTTAGTGCTGACTAAAGAAGGATCGCGCAGACTTCCTGCGCGATCCTTCTTTTTTGTAGCCATTATTCATCTTTCTGATCGGATTTTGTTGCATGGATAAGAAACCGGTGAGATGGCAAATCAATAAAACCATTTTTCTCGATTTGCTCGTGAAGACGATAGAGGGCGGATTGATAACGGTTCGTTGTGAAGTCAGGAATCTGCCATGGAATCGCTTTTAAATAATATATAATCGCCCCAATGTCATAAAATCTTGTTGAAGGAAAAGCTTCATTGGCTTCAAGAATATGAAAGCCGGCAAGTTCAAGTTCTTGAACAGCATAATCTAAGTTCCAATGGTCAAACTCAGACTTCAAAGGAGCTTCTAGAACACGATTAAGTTCTTTCATATCCTCGCCACCCACTTGTTGTGTAATGAACGATCCAGTTTTGTTCAGAATGCGGTGAACCTCCGTTGGTGAGTAAGAATCATGTTTATTCATCACCAATTGGAATTCTTCATTTGAAAACGGAAGGTTATGGTCATCTTCAAATCCTTTAACAATTACTCCTTGATGTTCGAGACGAGCTTTTGCAATAGGAAGGTTAGGTGGATAGCCTTCTGTAGCTGATAGCTTCTTTGGAAATGGTTTTAGCGCTTCAAGAAATTCTCCGCCACCTGTTCCCATATCAAGAACGCTCTCGCTTGTCCGAAATTGTTTGATTACTGAAGAAGTGTAAGACCATGGAAGCGGGGTGGCACTCATTCGTTCAGTGTCTGTAATATAAGAAAAGTCCCATCCTGCAAAAGGTTTTTCCCCCTCCGCCATGAAGAATTCGAATACAGAGTTTTTCATCAATAAAAACCCTCTCCTGTTAGTTATTACCATTATATCAGGGAGGTTTAAATTATAGGGGAATGAATATGTCTTTTAAGATTTAAAAGTGTC contains:
- the rarD gene encoding EamA family transporter RarD, encoding MKNLDNEQTIGILSGAGAYFLWGILPLYWKLVGSVPSEEVLAHRIIWSFVFMLIILAMLRKISSFKDELYAIFRQPKKLMAIAFASLFITINWYAFIWAVNHNHVIQTSLGYYINPLISVLLGILFLKEKLSFWQLISFLLATIGVLNLVFRFGEIPWVSLILAMSFGLYGLLKKKARLGALTGLTIETLLITPFALIYLMTVRSSVADALYIQDSVIFGLLLAAGIVTAVPLLLFASGANRISLSMIGFLQYIAPTLMLVQGVFLYDESFTSVHVVSFTLIWAALILFTFARTKLFRRIEPSFFQRKHSLES
- a CDS encoding ABC transporter permease, whose product is MSEQRKGSFLMDTLVFTKRSIITIIRNPLIFIPNLIISLFFLFVYEGGLSGISELPAFEGANYLAFILPVSIVSAAIGGAGGAGQALVKDLENGYFSRLLLTPSSRLAIVLGPIIAGMLQLLIQTVLILVVAYFLGLEVAAGFGGVIVVLLLTLGWGLAFAGYSVGVALRTKNAQSAQAGTFVFFPLIFLSTTFVPYELIEAGWLKVAATINPTTYLFEAMRSVFIDGWEAWPLVRGFLVIALLCAITISFSAISASKAVSAD
- a CDS encoding VCBS repeat-containing protein, producing the protein MRIERILLDQQIGDVTGNGLPDLVRLTGTKPYGSDTPFVDEVLLTIQNDGSGVDVSFSLPGSSGYRPTLYLGDFTGNKVKEILVRTDSGGSGGITYDFLYSYLNQSLRLLFDQQSFYESFTYDVNYLDYYQAKVENKTLNQSYIVSLLYKGKEYLSEIYKENGQLIAPIAGDVLPPGGVYPIDLQRDGVDELLVYQRVIGRYNADGLGFLSTPLQWKENQFVPMYQTLCIFG
- a CDS encoding NADP-dependent oxidoreductase is translated as MSKQRQIHLAKRPEGMPSMEHFNIVEADIPSPKDGEVLLRALYLTVDPYMRGRMRDAKSYVAPFQVNEPLNGGVVAEVAESKSSHFNQGDVVIGHLNWEEYSVVNEKHLRKIDPSVAPITTHLGILGMPGQTAYFGLLDIGQPKEGETVVVSGAAGAVGSVVGQIAKIKGCRVVGIAGSDDKIDYIKNELGFDEGINYKTQDVYQALKEACPDGIDVYYENVGGEIGDAAISLLNKFARIPVCGAISSYNNKEADLGPRVQGKLIQTSSLMKGFVVGDYSDRFNEGAEQLGKWLQEGKLKYEETIVEGFENVPNAFLGLFEGKNLGKQLVKVADPEYATLPNR
- a CDS encoding DUF2071 domain-containing protein, with the translated sequence MSQKTSGWIMKQTWEDLLFLHWSIDPSWLQSMLPPQLEVDTFDGKAWIGIVPFEMTHIRFRGLPSVPFASRLLELNVRTYVKYGKKRGVYFFSLDASHKAGVAIARNLFHLPYFHAKMGKKSDGNQISFWSSRTHKDAKQADYHIIYEPVGDRYETIEGNLDYWLTERDRLFIVRQNNVYQGKIRHDKWPLQKVDVAVLRDTLSQSYHYHDSYITHFSRSVTTYLWPFEKITKTTSPSSK
- a CDS encoding ATP-binding cassette domain-containing protein; the encoded protein is MDGSISVQDLVKTYKGDVKAVQGVSFEVAEGEFFAFLGPNGAGKSTTVQILTTLVKPTTGSIRIGGVDVGEEPERVRWNIGVALQETGIDPVLTGRELIEMQARLFAFTKTEAKIRAAELLTLVDLNVAADRPCGKYSGGMRRRLDLALTLVHKPKILFLDEPTTGLDPSNRKAIWKEIKRLNKEEGTTIFLTTQYLEEADQLADRISIINQGKIVASGSAEELKRTLGFDAIQLLFEMDEEAERAGQILGDLGENIERSKNEVTLYTENGTQLLSDLVRKLDEHKLSPKTLNVKPPSLDDVFINVTNEQKERALGHE
- a CDS encoding methyltransferase domain-containing protein, which codes for MKNSVFEFFMAEGEKPFAGWDFSYITDTERMSATPLPWSYTSSVIKQFRTSESVLDMGTGGGEFLEALKPFPKKLSATEGYPPNLPIAKARLEHQGVIVKGFEDDHNLPFSNEEFQLVMNKHDSYSPTEVHRILNKTGSFITQQVGGEDMKELNRVLEAPLKSEFDHWNLDYAVQELELAGFHILEANEAFPSTRFYDIGAIIYYLKAIPWQIPDFTTNRYQSALYRLHEQIEKNGFIDLPSHRFLIHATKSDQKDE
- a CDS encoding DUF2639 domain-containing protein, with the translated sequence MHYASKGWYVEQLKKHDVRYIEGRKTEKFKKHVLAALLEKQ